The DNA sequence ACCACCGGGCATTTTCATTCCGAAGTCAAATTCCTGAGAGATTTCAGCATATCCCAAAATGGAAATGTTCAGCGTGAAGGCACCCATGACAGGCAATTTCTCGATGTTGAATTCTCCATTGCCTTGGGTCAATTGCCCGGCCCACACCGTGTCCTTCAACGTCCGTGTGGCGAAGTCGAATTTCTTACCCTTCACCTGAATTGCAGCGTAGGCAACCCCTTTGCCGGTTTCGTCGACTACTTTTCCGTAAACCCGTCCGATCATCATCTTGGAGGGATCTGGCCGTCCGCCACCCCCGTCAGGAGGAAATTGAGCGATCGCGTCGGGAATCAGAAATCCCAACGCCACCGCGAGCGTTAGTAAAAATTTGTTCATGATCTAATCATATTACCTAGCTGCACTTTTCGCAGTAGCGCTATGTATTCAGCCGCTAAGATGGAATGAAACCACCAAGTAAAATAACTCGATCTACTAATGGTCGAATTGCGCCGATAAAAATACCCATCTAGGCAATGAAAGGGCTGAAGGCGATCTTCTTCCTACTGGAAAAATCAACCTTTTTTGACAAGCTCCGAGGCGTAAATTAAAGCTTCATCAGACCAAACAATTTGGAGAATCTATGGGTTCTATGAGATTCTTGAGGATGTGGATTTGGGCGTGCCCCCGTGTGCTGGGCAACCAGTTCCTTCCCCGGAATATGAGCCACGGGGTCTGGCCCTTCCGGACTCGCTAGCGCTCGGTCGGTGAAAATATGGCAGCCCAAACATCCGGGTAAAATCCAACAGTTTTACCCACGATCAACCCGTAAAATTCCACCGACTGAATCCTACAGACCCATCACGCCACACCTGCCAGCCGCACATTTCTGGGGGTTCTCCCTTCCCAAATCCGTGCGCTCCTGGCATGGTCTAGATGGCCTTGTTTCAGCATGGAGGGTTTGGAGTTGCAGCCCCTTCGGATGAGTCCTCGATCTGTTGATCCCAATGGGATCACCATCAGATCGAAGACCGAGCCCGCCTTCGCAGGCACGCAAAAACCCACCAAGCCCCAACCATCACCTGCTACCAGCGAGGGGCAATTCCATTGGGCCAAGCATTGGGGATGGTGTCTCCACTTGCTCGATGGTCCGCCCGTTTCTGGCGCCACTCAGAAGGGGTTTCATGGGGATTCCACCAGATCGGGTCGTCTTCCCAAGTTGTCGCCATGATGGAATCCATCCTCCTCACCACCTCCGGATAGTGCGCCGCCAGATCTCTTTGCGTGTAGGTGTCTTCCTCCACCAAGTATAGGCGAATAGGGTCGTCAGGGCTACTCCGCAAAGCCATGAAGCCTCCTTGACGGACGGCTTCCTCCTGCCCCAAGGCCCAGTACAGGGCGCGGTCTTCGGGGAATGATTCGGTCCCCGTCAGCAAAGGCGTGAGCGTATGGCCATCCAGTGCAGGTCGTTCAGCTACGCCTCCCCAGTCACACATCGATGGAAAGAGGTCGATCAGCCAAACAGGCGTCGATACCGTGGCGGGCTTCCAACGGCTCGGCGCATGCACGAAAAATGGAACGCGCATACCGCCTTCCGAGGCAGAGAATTTACCGCCTTCGAACGGGCCTTTGTTTCGCAAAAATGGATCATCCTCCCAGTTCGAGCCCCGATTGCCTCGGCCCATATAGCCGCACATGGCATATCCATTGTCGCTCGCGAATAGGATGATGGTGTTGTCGTAAGTTCCCGTTTCCTTCAGCTTGGCCACCAATTTCCCCACGCTGATATCCAATCGCTGGACCATCGCGGCCCATTCCTTGGTCCGGATGTCGGGGTAGTCTGAACGGTCGTTTAATTCCCGCAGAGAATCGACGATCACAGGTCCGTGAGGCAGGTTCGAGGCATAGTAGAGGAAGAAGGGCTCATCTTGATGATCATCAATGAATTGAATCGCTTCCGAATTGAACAGATCTTCGGTGTAGACCAGGCTTTCCGGCTCGGCGATTTCAGGTGGCGAAAGCACGCCGGAGCGGGTATAGGAATTGAAGTGAATCGTTTGGGGATCGGGGACATTGGCATCGTAGAGTCGATCCATGTTGAAACCCGCATTGCCGGGAAAATCGATCCGTTCCTGATTCTTCCATAGATAATGCGGAAAGAACGTATGGGCCCGCAATTGGTCATAATACCCAAAGGCCAAATCGAATCCTTGACGGTTGGGTTCCCCGGAAGATCCCTTCGTGCCCATCCCCCATTTCCCCACGAAACCCGTCGCATAACCTGCTGACTTCAAGGATTTGGCCATCGTCGGATCATCGGCATGCAAAGGTTCCTGACCACATCTGGCGGAGGTATTCTTTCGGATACGCGCATGCCCGAGATGTTGCCCAGTCATGAGCGTTCCGCGGGAAGGAGCACATTCCGGCGCGCCTGCATAAGCTTGCGTGAACCGAACCGCACGGGCCGCCAAAGCATCCAGATTTGGCGTTTCAAATTGTTCCTGACCAAAAATGCTCAAA is a window from the Pontibacter sp. G13 genome containing:
- a CDS encoding sulfatase-like hydrolase/transferase; amino-acid sequence: MNHYLNRKALTLLIFCLLAMTSLQRCQQVPPDNQPPNIIFILADDLSYRDLSIFGQEQFETPNLDALAARAVRFTQAYAGAPECAPSRGTLMTGQHLGHARIRKNTSARCGQEPLHADDPTMAKSLKSAGYATGFVGKWGMGTKGSSGEPNRQGFDLAFGYYDQLRAHTFFPHYLWKNQERIDFPGNAGFNMDRLYDANVPDPQTIHFNSYTRSGVLSPPEIAEPESLVYTEDLFNSEAIQFIDDHQDEPFFLYYASNLPHGPVIVDSLRELNDRSDYPDIRTKEWAAMVQRLDISVGKLVAKLKETGTYDNTIILFASDNGYAMCGYMGRGNRGSNWEDDPFLRNKGPFEGGKFSASEGGMRVPFFVHAPSRWKPATVSTPVWLIDLFPSMCDWGGVAERPALDGHTLTPLLTGTESFPEDRALYWALGQEEAVRQGGFMALRSSPDDPIRLYLVEEDTYTQRDLAAHYPEVVRRMDSIMATTWEDDPIWWNPHETPSEWRQKRADHRASGDTIPNAWPNGIAPRW